In Botrytis cinerea B05.10 chromosome 3, complete sequence, the genomic stretch TATAGCTAGGACTAGGCATATATGATTCTGCAGGACTGCGTCAAATGTGACCTGGTAGTGAATGAACAGCTTTACCATTTACTCGTGAGTTCAGCTCCCACGgtatttgtttgttgggaATACAAGTTGTTGGTGTCTCTCTTGAATGCTCAAACCTGTTTTCGACATAGGGATAGAGAAGTCTTGTCCGGATTATGACTTCCTTGGTGAGGGTTAAATTTCAGGGAGTTGAGAAAGCAGGGTATGAGAGGATATACCAGTGCTGTGTGCAACTCGAAAGTCTTCAATGTGTGCTTTGCTGACTGCTGTTTAGTATGTAACTGCTTACCCAAAGCCCAGTCTTGACAAATGAGTCTCAGGTCTGGTTTGTTGAATGTAGGATGGACATTATAAACCAGAATCAAGGTCTCAAGGATATTTTCACAGGGGTTTCGCTGAAAAGAGGTTGAACGGCAAAGATGCTGATACTGAATAGATTTTGGACCCCTTTTTCATGGAGAGTGAACTTGTAGTCAAAACCTCCCATGGTCAATGGCAATTGTTCATCCCAAAAAGCTTAACGTTTTACAATGTGCGAACGTTTGTCACTTTGCTTAGAATTATGAGAATGCTATTCTTCAATCCTAGCCTTCACGAAAGGAAGCGCACACAGTTTACTTGGGTGTAATTCTCAGCTCCCGCTCGAACTATCTTCAGATATGACAGCTCTGGAATCAACGATCGTTTGTTGAACAGTGAACTTATAAAACGGCAAAGACAAGTGAGAGCCGAAGCCAGCTTCAAAAAAAACCAGCCATTCTGAAATCTAAAGAAGACATGTGGGGTTTGACCAATTCACCTCCACAACTCCGCCACAATTACCCCACAATCTCAACACAACACGCCACACCAACCGAACACATCATCACCTCGACCTTCTGACAACGAGAACAAACCCACGATGtcaaacaaaagaagatcGAGAatgtaaaaaaaacaaaatggagAACTGAGCAAAATATTATTTGCGCCAACGGGGAATCGAACCCCGGGCCCAAGCAAACTCGTGAAGATGTATATCTTGACGTGGGAAGCTTGGATTTTACCACTAAACCATTGGCGCTAGTATTTTAGTGTTATTGAGTGTaaaattatgtatatatacacttTGTGTCCTTGCTGCTTTTGAGGTATCTTTCGCAAACCAGTTTCTATTCACGGGCCGTGAATGATTTTATCTAAGTAACACTTGATTTATCTTTTGTACCATTTTCTCCCTTTTCAATTGGTTATGTCGTTGGGTTCTAAATCACCTCGTTGTCGCGTTGTCGATATGATATGATCGAGAGGGTTTACGGGAAGGAAGCTTTTCTTTCATATTACGTGTCgtatatttaatatcttcttctcggGAACCTTATCAAGCAAGAGATAGAAAGATGTTCAATCATTCTGAGATAGGGAAATACTACACGAATGGTCAATACCCGAGCGCGTAATTGGAGAAGCTTGTACGAGCCTCGAATGGTATCTCATTTTGTGATTCACGTAAATGTCATGCTGCTCGATCTTTCTTGAGTCTGCGACCAAGCTGATGTTCGGTTATATGGATGTACTGTGAGTCGATTGCTGAAATCATGGCTTGTATTGGCACTCGCTCGGGGCGTTGAGAGGTGAGAATCACGGTGTTGAGCTAGTAATTTCGAGGGTACATTTTTCAGGATTTGTAGTTGCGTGTTTGGAATAAAGTGGTTATTTAATTCAACAATAGCAAATCCAGGTGATATCGATCTCTCGAGAGATGGTTATAGAATCCTAGCGAAATTCATTTCTCTTCAACCCAAAATCTTCTAGTCAAAATCTTCGTGTGCAAGTAGCGTGATTCTCAATTCCCCATATCTATCTAGTAAACGAGGAAGCAAGCAATCAATCAGACAAATCAGCTCATGAAAACTATACCGCATGACCAGATCTTTAGtaaattctcaattcccCATTAGGTTGTTAGAACCGTTGGTTCCCGGTGGTTTCCACCTTCTTCTCGCATTCCATGACCTCCGTCCGATTGActcttctccacctccaGCCCAGTACATCCGCGCTTCGTTCTCCCAGGCGCGAGAACGCAACTCCCTCGATCCCTTGGTCTCCCGACCCATCGCCCTCGCACAACCAGATTGATACAGCCAGCGCTCCAAAATGGATCCCCCCCCACCCCTATTCCTCCAaccgaccgaccgaccaTGCAATACATTCAACAAGCACATATCGATACCTTCACCCTGATcattgaaataaaagaacTCGAATTTCAAACACTCGTATACATTAAGAAAAGGGTGTCACGAGATGAGATTAAAAGATATGCAGAGTGAAAAGTATGCGATTCCCATCGGGGCACAAGTCAGCGGAGAGTGAGAGGATTCGAGATGAGATATCGGCATTGAGACTTTTTTGGTTGACTTGTTAGGGATTGGTGGATACGACGAAAGGTGACTCTTTATGTGGATATTGGGGGATGGAAGTAGGAGATGACTTGCTTATGATTCTTATCTAGTGTTGCTACCTATATTTATTTCGCCGGAAAGACGTCCTACATTGCCTCAGCGACTTCGCAAGGGACTGACGGAAATTGGTGGGACTTGACAATCATTCGCCATCTGGGGTCATGAAGGGTAATAGAACGAAGCGCTCATGCGGGTTCACATTCAGTAAAGCTGaaaatcaatttgaatattatgtGGAGACAATTTGAGAaacaaaacttttgattcttgGATTTGAGTGACGATCATGATGGTACATTTTATACAAGACTGCTATTTTTTTTTACGTCGATTCCATGCCAGATCTCACCCATAATTAGAGCCTAGGACACACAATAATTTTACAATGCTCTAAATCCACTCACACAATTCTCTATTGTGACTTTTCCTCGCTTGTCTCTTCCACTgatttcatcatttcatttctctcctcAGCCGCCCTCTTCATTTCCTCATACCCCTCGTAAACACCGACCTCCTTTGGCTCCTCTCTAAAGTCCAACGTCTTGACCGGTTTATTTGCCTCCTTCTCCGTAATCCTCCGCCTCCACGCCCGACCACTTTGTGCCAAGTGCTTCAGATGCGCAATAAATTTactgtttctttcttctgcCCATTTGGTGTCGGGCTCATCTGATCTTCTCAAAGCTGTCTTTCTTCTCAACTGGGTTGCTTTATAAAGATTCATAGCCCTTTCATGATTGGGAATTTCAGATAATGCGTATTCAACGATCCATTTATCATCTTTCGTCAGCTTTTCCGGTCGTACTACGTAGTTGTCATTGACCTTGTTGCGAATGGCAAGATGCATTGCTAAAATTTCCTTTTGAGGTTCTTCCTCTGGAAGAATTGACTCGATATCTGATATAAGTGTTTCGTCGTTGTTATCTGCTTCATTCGAATTCAATGACTCATCAGTTGAGCTTTCTTGAGACTCTGGAGACTCTTGATTTGGTTCATCGAGATCCGAAGTTTCCTCGGCTGAGTCAATTAATAGACCCTCATTCTCAACAAGTTCTGGTTCACGAGCTTCAAATGCTTCGACGTTGCTTTTTTGTCCCTCCGAGGTTTGTTCAACTGGGTCGGCGAGGAGACCTTCTTGCATGACTGTTTCCTCAACAGCAATTTCCCTAAGATCGCTAGGGGTTGCTTCTTCACTTGAGTTTTCGAGCTCCTTTTCGGAGTCTTTTCCTTcagtttcctcttcttcctcttcctccccatcgtcgtcctcctcctcctcctcttcctcctcctcatcttctccttcttcctcatcctcctcatcttcctcatcatcctcctcatcattctcttcatcggCATCCTCATCCGCCTCTGCAGTAGTCTTTTCCATATCCTCGTCGTGCTCTGTTTCTTCATTAtcttctataatattatctGTCTCCTCATcggcatcaacatcatcttctttccacaATTTGTTCTCACTGTCTTCCGCAGCATCAGCCCCACCTTGTTCACTATAAGACGAGGTTGACAGGAACTCTTCCACACGTTGTTCAACCTCCTCCAATGTCAAACCAGTGACATCATGATGCTCAACCAAGCTCTCAGCAATTTCCTTTGCACTCTTGATCTCGTATTCATCATTTTCCAtgctttcttcaatcttaGCACGGAGGTCTTCCCACTCAgcattctttttctcttccaactgctcttcctctcccttctcaCCATGTAGACCAAGAACGCGAGCTTCGAATGCTTCAATCTCTGCTTTGTTTGTATCCTGTATCTTTTgtatctcttcctcttccataGGCTCAGCAAAAATGTACATAAATGGCGTCTCGACATTACCACGAGTTTCGAAATGTAAACGTAATGATTTTCCTGGAAATCTAGCAGTTGCGCGATCTAAGGCTTTGTTGAGTAAATCAACGCTGAGCTTGAACTCGCTATCTCCAGTGGTGGTATCCGTCGTGCCGTGAATAGTATTGTCTAGTTCTGGTAAACTGATATATTGGAAGCCGAAAATTCGCTCAATGTTGTGATATGCAACAAAGATGCCATCCATACGACCCATTCTGACTTGCAGAGAGTACTTTAAGAATGCAGCTCTGATCATATCAAAGTACTCTCGTTCAAAAGAGTTGTATTCTCCATGAAGGCTAAAGATCTCGTAGCCACTTCCTTCTGCGTAGTTTTCAATGTCCATACGAATGGAGATTACAGCTCGTGTCTTTAGATCAAACATGCCACTCCCCGGAAGGCGGGGATCGTGGGCGTCGAGTTGGGATCGCATGAGGAAATCGCCCATTGTAGTATAATGGAAGGATTCAACTTCGTTACGTTGATCTTCTGTGATTAAACTCGAGTTCTCTTTTCGATACTGTTCAAACTCTTCTTTCGGTAAAGTGAGAAGCTTCTCCATTGATTTTCCAAGCATGCTTAATATATTGGCTGTATCAAATTGCTTATCCGCATCAATGGCATAAACTCCGTCCCTCTCCCTTAAAAAGACTGCTGATGGGCCTCGCTGGAGAGCAGTGAAAGAATTAAATTCAACAGGGAAATTTTGTGATAGCATGCTTGTATTGATCGGTCTCCATTGTGACagcaagaaatgaaaatgggCAAGAGATGCCGACATACTTGAAGTTGAACCTGTAtactttctcttttcatGTTTGGCAGTCCCAATCAATGCTTCATCTCTCGAAGAAGTGACATATTGTTTCAAAGCTGTGAAATCGAATTCACTGACGGGCATAATCTTCTGCAAGTAAGGGTCAAAGTTGAACACTCGTGACCGAGGATCCTGGAGATGATACACTCCAGGGTTGAACAGGGCTCTTTCAAGTCCATATGATAGTCCAGGGACTGGAGGTTGTTTCTTCTGTACTGGTACTAGCTGAAGAGAATCCGGGTCTACTGACTTTACTTCAAATGCAGTTGTGCCCGGAGACTTTCTCATCGGTCCTGTCTTGATTGATTTACCCTTCGCAGGCGCAGCCTTTTCGCGACTTGGTTTCTGCTCCTTCGCGGGTTTAGACTTTCTATCCACAATCCTCCTGACTGGACCTTGATGAATAGATTCAAATGAAGCCAGCATTCCAGCCAGATTAGTTGATGAGCTCACAGCTTCAGAAACCACATCCTCCTTCTTCGGCGTTGGCCTATTGACAAGAGATGCACGCAATTCTTTCATTACTTGAGTCCGGTCTGTGGTAGTTAAGCCTCCCTTTTGAATAAGGTCGACGAGGTCCTTTCTTGCAGCAGCTTCTCCCTTCTCAGCTACCATAGCTTCGTAGATGGAATGCAGCTGCCAAGGAGCTACCTTGAGATTTTTTGTGTCATCACTGGCAGCATCATTGCTTTCGATCTTTCGGATCAAGCTCTTCGAGCTGGTTGAATTGACATAATTGATAAGTTTTTGCTTGACCTTTTTAATTCGATCCTTCGactcaatttcttcttcgtttgtCTTTTTGGATGTTGTATTACCACTTGTAGTCTTTGATTTGGGCGTACCCTTCTTCgcattcttcttcgtcttcgtttttgattttgcgCCAGAGTCTTTGATGTTCGTTTGGTTCCCGCCTTTAGGATTTATGTCCCCTTGACCCAAGGTGGCCTGCTGCTGTTcacccttctcttcctcattgACTTGCCTTGccagtttcttctttttcgacTTCGAGACCTTTTTTGACTTCGAGGCTTCAATTGAACTTAGCACACGAGCTTTTTCTGCCTTATTAGTGTCACCACTATCTTTTGGAGTACTATCGGCCTTCTTGGTGTCAGCATTcgtatttttcttcttgtaaTTAAGTCGTGTTGTCGAAAATGTGGCGGCATTTCTAGGTGCCCGCGGCGCGCCCCGTATAGCATTTGAGTATAGTGGAAGAGCATCTGAAGTTCCAAGAAGTTTCGAGAGGCATGATGTACAGACGTGTGACTGCTGCAGCTTAGGAGTCCGCCGACTTAGAGAGACAAACATGAGAATGGTTTAGAGAATAAACCTCTTTTGTTTATACAGTTAACCACTGGACTTGTTCCTTATCGTCGATGAtttcgtttttttttctcgatTGTCTCCCACCTCTATCTTAGCGTGCTTTGTGGAACAGGGCGTGCACGGGTACCGATACCCTTACTCCACAGGAAACATGATCCCACGGCGATCAagttttcttattaataaagacATCGAGAGAGGTCAAGCTTTGGAGTAGTCGGGAGAGACTGGAGCATTTTCCCATTGTGATTGGATCGCATGTATGGCATATAGCACAGTATATTTGATAGAGATCAAGAGCACTAGAACAAGTCAAAGTGATTACAGTACATTTCCATTATCATTGTACCCATCCATAGCCACAATATCCGCACATTTATTATGAACACCATCTCAGCGCCAATCGTAACAAAATCAAGCAAATGGGTATATGCGTAGAGAGCATCCAGTTATCTCAAGCCAAACGCCCACCAATGCCAGCCATGCAAAAACATTAATCAAATCGCCCATTGTTCTCTCTATAGCACGTCCCTATACCTTTTCCCTAACACCTTATCCACCAAAAATAATGCAATATTCGAAGCAATTAATGTCCTGGTAAAGCTTCGTGTGCTACAGCACAAGCTTCTTCGAAGGTCGCCTGAGCCTCATGCCTCTTTCCAGATATGTCATAGAATTGCGCCAATAACCCTTCAGCAACAGAAACCCACAACTTGTTCTTGCTATGGTTAGCCTGCTTTAGTGCAGCCAAGGCACTTTTTTCTGCTTGATCCCCTAGACAgttattgaagaatttaCTGCACATAATGTTAAGGACGAGGCATAAGAATTGCGTGTTGTGCGAAGCCTTTGCCTTAGCTAAAGCTGCAGACAGATGATTTTTGGTTTCGTGAATCATAGCGGAATTTCCGGTCTTAACAGTCGCCCTAAGTATTGAAAATGCTGTCTGGATATCTTTGGTAGGATGATTGACGCAATATGGCTCAAGTTTCGAAATAAGCGTGACATTCTCAACGGGATCTTGCCAAATTTCATCTTGTAAAAT encodes the following:
- the Bcpet127 gene encoding Bcpet127, which produces MFVSLSRRTPKLQQSHVCTSCLSKLLGTSDALPLYSNAIRGAPRAPRNAATFSTTRLNYKKKNTNADTKKADSTPKDSGDTNKAEKARVLSSIEASKSKKVSKSKKKKLARQVNEEEKGEQQQATLGQGDINPKGGNQTNIKDSGAKSKTKTKKNAKKGTPKSKTTSGNTTSKKTNEEEIESKDRIKKVKQKLINYVNSTSSKSLIRKIESNDAASDDTKNLKVAPWQLHSIYEAMVAEKGEAAARKDLVDLIQKGGLTTTDRTQVMKELRASLVNRPTPKKEDVVSEAVSSSTNLAGMLASFESIHQGPVRRIVDRKSKPAKEQKPSREKAAPAKGKSIKTGPMRKSPGTTAFEVKSVDPDSLQLVPVQKKQPPVPGLSYGLERALFNPGVYHLQDPRSRVFNFDPYLQKIMPVSEFDFTALKQYVTSSRDEALIGTAKHEKRKYTGSTSSMSASLAHFHFLLSQWRPINTSMLSQNFPVEFNSFTALQRGPSAVFLRERDGVYAIDADKQFDTANILSMLGKSMEKLLTLPKEEFEQYRKENSSLITEDQRNEVESFHYTTMGDFLMRSQLDAHDPRLPGSGMFDLKTRAVISIRMDIENYAEGSGYEIFSLHGEYNSFEREYFDMIRAAFLKYSLQVRMGRMDGIFVAYHNIERIFGFQYISLPELDNTIHGTTDTTTGDSEFKLSVDLLNKALDRATARFPGKSLRLHFETRGNVETPFMYIFAEPMEEEEIQKIQDTNKAEIEAFEARVLGLHGEKGEEEQLEEKKNAEWEDLRAKIEESMENDEYEIKSAKEIAESLVEHHDVTGLTLEEVEQRVEEFLSTSSYSEQGGADAAEDSENKLWKEDDVDADEETDNIIEDNEETEHDEDMEKTTAEADEDADEENDEEDDEEDEEDEEEGEDEEEEEEEEEDDDGEEEEEEETEGKDSEKELENSSEEATPSDLREIAVEETVMQEGLLADPVEQTSEGQKSNVEAFEAREPELVENEGLLIDSAEETSDLDEPNQESPESQESSTDESLNSNEADNNDETLISDIESILPEEEPQKEILAMHLAIRNKVNDNYVVRPEKLTKDDKWIVEYALSEIPNHERAMNLYKATQLRRKTALRRSDEPDTKWAEERNSKFIAHLKHLAQSGRAWRRRITEKEANKPVKTLDFREEPKEVGVYEGYEEMKRAAEERNEMMKSVEETSEEKSQ